tttaaatacagtagTTTATAGTTGCTTttaaactgataataataatgtatttcacTCATATCCTGTGCTAAGATTGGAGGGAGTGAGGGACAATACTATTATTCCGTTTTTGTATCCTAAAGTTTGTACCtacttttgaaaacatatttaacttaaatacttaatatatgttGTGAACGGtagacaatatttattaattatttgatggttaataatatttagtactttaaattaaattaaatttgtttagctAGTTAATACTCTCAGAGCTGTTAAACAAGACACAGTACCCATTGAAGAAATAGATGGAAAGAATTCAGAAATAAAAGTTGTTGATTTTGTTAAGCAAGTAGAAGATAATGGCAAACCTCTAATAGATGAAGGAATTTCAATTGACTATGTATACGACTTGTATTATGCAtccaataatgataataaatcaattgatATACAAGATATTGATaggtatcattattaataacattttacacactttaagaacatttaaaattgtatatattttattttcagtgtacATGGATTAGATTCagacaatttttacaatatttgccAAAATATTGATAGCTCTGATAATGATTCCTCACACTGTGAAGATGATGATGATTCCAATGATGAAGGGAATTGGAGAAATGATTATCCTGACGAAGATGAAATGGATAACGAGTAATTCTATGTTTAAAATACATGATAGTTGGTTTTAACATTAGGAAGTTGTACGAGTACAATggggttattattttaaaaagtcacTTTTTATGGTATACCAACAATTGGTTGCCACATATAATTTCCGTAAGCGGACAATTGGTCCTCGGCCAATAATTTTCCTTGAgacaatgaacattttttagtaacatttaactaaatattacttACAAACACAGTGTATCAGCTTTAGTTTAATCACATTTATGAATAGGCATACAAATAGGTATCATAATAGTTAATCAGAATAGATTTACAAATTTTGAAGTGTTTTAAAGTATAACACTACGAGCTTTACTAAACttctatactaaaaaaatatttgtatttaacttttaagctgGGGGCCAATTGTCCGCATGTGTCGTATTTTTGCGGGAACCAACTGTCTTAAAACCACTATTTATACCAGAAGAAATGGCTTAATCTTCAATAATGAaggtttaatttaataagttttttttttatttcagtgaaAATGATTATTGTCAAAATCTGGTTTCTAAATCAAAACAATGGAATATAAATGgtgagtatatttattattcattattatttatttatcatatttattgaattttatataaattaatattaaatagtttgttaatgaatagttttattgtgggatactattatagtatgcaatatattatatatatgatatatatatactaacatACCCCatgcactttgttgcccattaaaaatgccaactttttatgattcaaactttgtttaatttgttatttaatattcggtgtaatgGTGTTCATAACTTAGACTcgcttgtgattatgcgagcagtatattatcaggtaggcgaTCCACTTGTGGTGAATTGTAGACCTCGCAAGGTGCGTacgtaaatgtataatttttaactctAAATTTGAGTTTGCTGGACAGATGGCATTACTCTTTTATTCCTACAATCCATTATTATCTCCTTTAGTGGTTGAATTTTGTGAAACCCGTTCTTAGCAGGCATTTCCTACAtatatactacattactacCCATCTAAAAAAGGTTAGTTTCATAAGTCAagtaatttttgagattttgtgttaaattgaaaataccactcttttttttatattatatagataaatgtaattatattttataataatatatttgttttagatgATAGCAGTTCTGATACCGATGAAAATATTGAAGACTATGATTTACGTTTTGCAAGATATAAAGAACGTGTGAAAGcggaagaacattttttttataatagtgtgGATGAAAGTTCTGGTAGTACAAATGATTCAGATGATTAGATTCtgtaagataaatatttataatagatcaGTTGTGTTCAcaagatttaattttatcaatttttattacagtagtataatttgtactttcataatctaaattttaaaaaaagaattaaatatttaatttttttactgttttaaatttgtatataattgtagTTATTAATTTCCCTGAATTAAgtgtaatattcaaaataaacaaacacaaTATGGAACTGtgcctattaaattaaatgttgactCTCAAATGTAAACCAAcatatcgattatattatattattttgatccaCGTTGTGGattttagattaataatttataatacaatggtaaatatttattttctgacatattattaaaactgtatCTTCTCAATCATCGCCCTTCAGTATTCAAGTTAAACTTTCTCTGTAAGAAATTAGTCCATAaagattcatttatttattcatatgaaCTCATGAACTTAATAAAGCAtccattgataaaatattttgtaattatgcAATGTTAATACAAATCTTAGATGTTTAGGAGCTTCAATGAATTTCTGACTTCAATAAGGAACAAATGGTATAATGTTTGCCCAGCCATACTTGACTTATTGCCCTACAAGATTTTATAtgcggttaaaaaataaaaatgaagactcactaatttaaatactatataattatagatatattttgtcCTTGGtgaatttttaatcttttctaAACCACCTGTCCAAACCATAACCGTTGGTGCAAACCAGTGGCACAAATAGGTGGgggacttgggggggggggggttatcctcctcaaaaataataatataatttatattatagttttaaaaaaaaaatgttgtggctTGAGTTCCCCCcttacattttttctatttgtgCCTAACCTAACCCAAATAGCTCTCATACATTGTTGGTTCCCAAACAGCTCCTGTTGAAATAGGTTTCACGAGTACCTAAATTTCTAAATGGCTACTATATTCgacaatagtaatttttttataatttattttgcatatggAATTTGAAAAacaccaatacatttttaaccatacctatttttaaacagtattaAGTGGGAAGGTATTTGGTGTTGTGAAAAATGGGAGCCATTTGGGAATTATAGttgttgtaatataatgttaaagcTACTGGTGAGAATAGAGTCTGTTATAAATGGGTTGGGATGGTGAGATAGTgggttattgaatattgaagcTCTTTTAGTGTAGTTTAGATACAGTGGGAGTAACAGTGAGTGGTTTTAGATAAAAATGGAGGGAATTTTTGTGGACATAGAATGGAGTTTTTGAGATGTTGGGAGTTCGATAATATATTTGCGTCAAGTACCTATGAGTTTTATAGGTAAAtttgaatgttattttatttaacgttgttaatcattgtaaatatgtttgttcattaaataaatgtttttatagttaatacatttatttatataaaaattaatgtttctttCTATTCCTTTGTACttttcaaactaaaaaattCCCTGGAccgtttttcaataaaagttataataaaagttatttgcatGGACGTAAGTAGGGGGGCTTACTGGGATTAGGCCAGCTTAATCCACGCTAAGCCAGTGGCGGTTTTGGGGAAaaatttttaggtaattttcaggaaaataaaaaatttttgtttctttaaattttgttttattttgaattttgaattttaatttatataattcagacattaaatgatttagaatttaagtttaataaacagtaatattgaatattattttttcgtatagaacttgtacagttgtaccacagatatgtaatataataataattataataattaactatcgTAACTTATGAGCTATTATAGCCGTTTCCATTTAATATTGCGCCCGGTGCCGCAACCGCTAAAGCGCTGAGATCGACAGAGGCAGTAGCCGCCGTTGCCTAAGTTTGTGCATGCGAGGTGCGTCTACGCACACACATGTAATCTCGTAAAATAATGTGAATAGCGCATGCGCAGACCGCCGCCAGAGGCGACTAAAATCAACcactcaacaatattataagcattcATGGCAGCAGTCGCCGGCCGCCGTGTATATTCTTTACTCTATTGTATGCAGGCGGGGGCTGCGCGCTGTTGTCTATTGACTCTATATTAGcactgaataatttttaattgtaactgGCTAATCCATAATCTATAATCTCTTTTTCATGGGCTAATCTTTCCGCTCTATTTTTATAACCCATACCATTTAAAgaatacattaacataatatttggttcTTGTGTAGAGTAATAGTtatttacctactatttaatatttttccgccTCATGTAAAATTGCATGTCAAAACCGCCACTGCTCTAAGCCATCCCGAAGATGTGTAATTCAGGGCCGTCCTTAGGGCAGGGCGAGCGGGGCCCATGCCCTGGGCCCCGCGCCTTCACCAGTTGGACAGGCCCCGCTTTTgtagatacaataaaaaagtcaaggtaatgagaaaaaaagttatcatttatattatatttttataccttcaATTGCTgtaatttttactacctatatggctatacgtacttatattaattgaagTCGGTtgccaaataaatgtattgcattttaaacgagttaatatgataaaaattcaattttcaaagttgaaaatcataaaaatcttCAAAGCGTTCTGTcccaaaaaaaaacaccaacttagctataatatttatagaaaaaaatgctgACCaaccaaaatttttatttatatttcaatttttactgaCACATTTGCTAATTTAAGACACAGGaaggttaatttataatatattagattctgagcggagcgaaaaaatgtattgaatttacaatgatgtgcgtttttttctattttttcaagGTGCATTTTGGGTAGTAAAAGTGCTCTGATTTTTGAGATCAGCATTTTaactgatagaaaagtgaaactagttggtatttttgggatgtcaaaattaaaaatttcaagtactttTAGAAAgcgttgagaaaaaaaaaaataggtaacttttatacaaaaccaatttttatttttttggtgtatctaaaaaattaataactgcaGAACCTTGAAATTTccaacaaatgtttatattagaattttccacGCCTTGAGCCCCTGAgaaatttttccatttttctgatttttttaaaaattatctttgataaaatctttttcatttagtataaaatcttaaaaaggTAATGATAGGttccttataattttcattaatgaaagtttaaaaatacataggctcaattatttattatatgcttaggtataaagttaaaattttgacaaaattcataaaagtttttcttttgataGCTAACATaggaaattttaatagaaagttTCCAACAAGTTTTTGTACCTCTATCAAACTAAAATAGTTCCCCGGAAGACACGTTTTCgatctttgttaattttttttttaactactaaatttgATTATCTATACAGGTGTGCTAAGCTGATACAACGTCTCCACtctgaatattttttcgtttacaataatttatcaatataatttaaatgtaacacatccattacaacgacaTGCTTGACACCCACTGTACAGCAAagtggtacccacttgtccaccttttttcatattgtattaggtgcctactatatttataaacttggtaatttatcaatattattatattaatgacattttaggcCCCCCAAATTTACTCTGCCCTGGGCCCCGCAAATCGTTAGGACGGCCCTGGTGTAATGTGTTACATCATTTTAATACcacactattttaatataaattatcatgagGACTTGATTATGCTTGATTCctcagaaatttttttattagtataggttcttaattcttataataatttatttaagtatggGCCCCATATTAGATATTGAAACGTGGGGCTCCGGTGCAATGAATCACCCTCACCGTGGTTTCTACAACACTGCATATAAAATGCACTAaacgcatataaatatataaatactaaaatacacgTATAGATATGTCACCGAaaagctaaaaataaatacataactataggtacttgaCAGACGCACGTCGGCTATTGGACTATATGTtaggttaatattaataataataatgttaataattaatattataacctactacgagtataattatttatatgggaAATGGTGGCAAAAGAAAAGATGAAATATTGACCTCATAATTTTCATCTATTCCATACATGGCTCAATATAATCTCATTCGTTAATTTGCGCACACGCTATCACGCACACATAGTACATACCTAGATACACATAACACATACGTGGTATatatatgttcatattatatatatgtgtgtgtgtctgtgtgtgtgtgtgtgtgtgtgtgtgtgtaggacTACTATGTAGCCTGTGTAGGGACCtacatgagaaaaaaaaatgtgtttttcgaGTGTGCCGCCAAAGTTGTCAAATTACCGAAGTTTATTGCACACGCCCTCCCGTGGGATGACTatctgtatatgtatatgtaatatgtatgagaCATCGAACCGCCGGGAGGTAGTTGTGGCAGTGTGGTGCAGCAAGACTTCATTTTTCGCTTACACGAGCGTTTCTGGTGTCGTCGTCGGCGTTTATTTTCACGATCGCCGCGGCCGTACGAATATCGGCAGACGCGTGTGTTCGATATTGGGCTATTATTTCTCGCGATCATTTCCAGTGCCTATAGTTGGCAGTTGTCACTACGTTGCAGTGGACGTTTGCAAAgtcattataattactataaaaaatattagaataattaaaGGAAATTCATATAATCACCCTGCACCCACCATACTACTGCAGCTTATAATTACGAgtagtttatacaatatacccgataaatatacatttctcGGTTTAAGTGATTTAACCTACATATTTGCTAGGTATGTCAATTTAGTATGAATGTAGGTTCTCATTGCGCATTATTCATCGTAATCGTAAcgtttaatacctataataagccGATATCCAccacaaatattaaaacatataatagctataggtataacgtttatttattcataatttatacggGCTTAGCCCTTGAATACAAGGATACAATTTGAGTTACAACAAATTCAGGTAAATGAAATGGAATTACACAGAAAGAATTAAGTTGTATAACAAATCAGTAAACAGATATagcattgaaataaaattaacttacaacaataaaatataaaataagggtCTGCATCGGTATATTTTTCGTAAActcgtaaatataattattaaataccatatatgccaaataaattaaatagttatacctaatttaagaACATCATTGCATCAACATAATGTTACTGTAGCCTGTTGGACTTATATCACGTTTATGACTTATATTGCGCACGTTCAATAtaactatgtataggtacgtcaATAAATGTACtcgtataataacattattaataggtatattgtgtgtgtgctgtcactaaaaaataaataaatttctgttcacgaattataatattattttatcaacatcGTAGTATTCGCGCACGTATATTAGGGCATACAGGGGAAAGGGAAACTTTTTACCACACCctaattatgtataggtatataatataacgatgcaCCGCTGCGACCGGATGCGGATGGCGTTGGTGGCGTCGTATATTCGAGCTGCGCGCTCCATCACCGcccagttataataataataataataataataataataataataataataatattatatacctactatatacggTTTTAGACTACGCGCGCGTCTGTATTAATTGAGAGCGGACACCTAATGGCTTACATttgttatttaacattatacagGTTGCAGTGCAGTATTACGGTACAAAGTAGATGAACATTAAtcactttttaaatgtaaacgtttatgcaattttttatttttatttttattttcttacagaAAAATTCTCCTATCATTACCTTCGATGGTGGTTTCTCTTTgggaactaaaaaaatattcaaacatttgtaaatatttttaatatgaatggtaaaataattggttggtaACTTCGGTTATCAAAATGTTAGATCGTCTTctttcagaatcgtttttcatcgtatacaatgattaatcattgaattcaaatttaacacgtcATCTATTACAATGCCAACTCAAGTACTCTAGTACATAACCTGACTATAATTAATGTGACTATATATAGATGAGAGGTCAGAGGTATTTCAGAAgagatacaaataaaataattttaaatactcttataaatttataattattatataccatttcataatttattgatgtGCTGTAAATATAGGGTATGCTCctggaatttatttttaataaatattctcggttttgaatttaaattataataacattgtcaagtaaaattatgataaattatcatcccgaccattattatagataaaattatgttCAGCTGTTACCTTAAAAAGTTCAAGAAGTCAAATTGAGTATAAATAAATCTTTGatctagtaaaataaaaaaaataaattacgtgtTCTTACAGTTCCAAGAATAGTGGGAATTTAAAAACATAGgaagatatttataatatttttaataaagattgttgcacttactgcatagtttcaattttttttatccacatTTCTATGACTTGATTATTCTTTTGCATGCAGAAAAACAATTGATGATGTTTAACCGgcttatgatttaaataaagacgattaaaattaaattgcatatAGAACCATATTAAAAACAGAATTCGAGTTATGTCAAATTAAATGAAAGACGGAAAAATAGCACCAACTGACCCTCTGGATGCTTTTATATGTTACTCAAGAGATTTCTTTcctaaattgaaatattattaaaaataaacacaacttTAACTGTGATAACATTTTCAGCTGAAAGAAGCTATTCTTTAGTCTCTAGCGTATCAagacaaatttgaaaaattctacTAGTAAAAATTAACGTAATGATTTGTTAGTACCTacttgattaaaattataaggaaaTTGAATTAGTGGTTGCTATTTAAGAATAAAAGTAGTATTGCGCATGTATGACGTActttgcatttatattttagttaggtgaattattttatactcgtCTAAGCCCATAcactaaaaagttataataatcattcataatacataaaatagaaattgTGTTGagctagttattattaataagatattttattcaaaatgtctttgctaataatgtaataactgaATCAATTACTGGGTGACTACAACAGGGTGTCAGGGTATAAATGAAACTTGGCTGTAGTAGAACTATAACGGTTGCCACTTCGTTTCCACGTAATTTGAAATTCAAGAATTTTATgtcataatttttctattaaacaTCAGTCACGAACTCTCGCATAGTTCACACAGTTACACAGATACTCGAAACGGTATTGTCGCCACAACGTATGAACATCGCCATATTAAAATCCGTTTACCGATAACAGTGCTTTTGCGGATACCGTTTTAAAGTCACCTATACGCCGATGTACCGAAATTGCTTATGCAACGCGCCGTCtatcatatttatatgtaaGGTGATTCCATAATCCGCGAATACACCATTACACTCTCACCCTTGTGACgtgtatatcattgtatataatacggaagaaatgtataaatacatagcTCACCAATCGATCGGATGTTTGGTTATTTTAGTGTTTTGACCAACAAGTTTTTCATACGGGGATATAATTGTCTTTTATTTCTAgcacttaaaattttaactgaaaattaaacacaaatattatataatattcttaattactTAAACAAAAAACACACTGCACACTTTTATTTACAGAGAGTT
This portion of the Acyrthosiphon pisum isolate AL4f chromosome A1, pea_aphid_22Mar2018_4r6ur, whole genome shotgun sequence genome encodes:
- the LOC100163037 gene encoding probable RNA polymerase II nuclear localization protein SLC7A6OS (The RefSeq protein has 1 substitution compared to this genomic sequence) — encoded protein: MSFVRVKRRHNEDTFNSIVVSHKKLKTIGTEFSRDCVFQFAATLKDENENLSQILKEVREERSVKELTKKNKNKNINDVVEHSKAERLKLVNTLRAVKQDTVPIEEIDGKNSEIKVVDFVKQVEDNGKPLIDEGISIDYVYDLYYASNNDNKSIDIQDIDSVHGLDSDNFYNICQNIDSSDNDSSHCEDDDDSNDEGNWRNDYPDEDEMDNDENDYCQNLVSKSKQWNINDDSSSDTDENIEDYDLRFARYKERVKAEEHFFYNSVDESSGSTNDSDD